A portion of the Carya illinoinensis cultivar Pawnee chromosome 11, C.illinoinensisPawnee_v1, whole genome shotgun sequence genome contains these proteins:
- the LOC122281941 gene encoding cytochrome P450 736A117-like, whose product MSNFLQFLGQHVSTSFFLNPFVLAILSVVFILLMFKWSSTLPSTKHNSPPSPPKLPIIGNLHQLGLQPHRSLRSLAQRHGPLMLLHFGSVPTLVVSSADAAREIMKTHGHIFANRPKSRMFEKLLYNYKDVVAAPYGEYWRQMKSVCVLHLLSNKRVQSFRGVREEETSLMIQKIKQSCYSSGTVNLSELFAKLTNDVVCRVSLGRKYSGGEEGESQFKELLGDFGELFGIFCVGDYVRWLAWVSRVNGLDARAEKMATRMDNFLEGVLEEHTNFQKKIRSDGHVSPENEDQKDFVDVLLRIQKENVIGFPVERVSIKALLQDVFAAGTDTVYIALEWAMTELLRHPAAMKKVQIEVRGISTGNEREVTEDDLDKMHYLKAVIKETFRLHPPVPLLVPRESTQSVKLQGYDIAAGTKVIVNAWAIGRDPKSWDEPEEFHPERFLTTSIDVKGHDFQLIPFGAGRRICPGIPFALTIIELVLANLVQKFDWAFPNEASGHDLAMSESIGLSIHRKFPLTAVATPYIF is encoded by the exons ATGTCAAACTTCCTGCAATTTTTGGGGCAACATGTGTCCACTTCCTTCTTCCTAAATCCGTTTGTTTTAGCCATCTTGTCCGTCGTCTTCATACTTCTCATGTTCAAATGGTCCTCCACCCTTCCAAGCACAAAACATAACTCACCACCTTCACCACCAAAGCTCCCAATCATTGGAAACCTTCACCAACTCGGCTTGCAGCCTCACCGTTCACTTAGATCCTTGGCTCAACGCCATGGCCCCCTCATGCTGCTTCACTTTGGCAGCGTCCCAACCCTTGTTGTTTCATCTGCCGATGCTGCCCGAGAGATCATGAAAACCCATGGCCACATCTTTGCAAACCGGCCAAAATCAAGAATGTTCGAGAAACTGCTATACAATTACAAAGATGTGGTAGCGGCCCCCTATGGCGAATACTGGAGGCAGATGAAGAGTGTCTGCGTGCTACATCTTTTGAGTAACAAAAGGGTTCAGTCCTTTCGCGGTGTTAGAGAGGAGGAAACCTCCCTGATGATTCAGAAAATCAAACAGTCGTGTTATTCTTCAGGTACTGTGAATTTAAGCGAATTGTTTGCAAAGCTTACAAATGATGTAGTGTGCAGGGTGAGTTTAGGAAGGAAGTATAGTGGAGGGGAAGAAGGCGAGAGCCAATTTAAGGAGCTTTTAGGGGATTTTGGGGAGCTATTTGGTATTTTCTGTGTTGGGGACTATGTTCGATGGCTTGCTTGGGTGAGCCGCGTAAATGGCTTGGATGCTAGAGCAGAGAAGATGGCTACACGGATGGATAATTTTCTAGAAGGAGTACTTGAAGAGCACACAAATTTTCAGAAGAAAATCAGGAGCGATGGCCATGTGAGTCCAGAAAATGAAGATCAGAAAGACTTTGTTGATGTTCTGCTTCGGATTCAGAAGGAAAACGTGATCGGTTTTCCTGTCGAAAGAGTTAGCATCAAGGCTTTACTCCAG GATGTATTCGCCGCTGGAACTGACACTGTGTATATAGCTTTAGAGTGGGCAATGACAGAGCTGTTAAGGCACCCAGCCGCCATGAAGAAGGTGCAGATTGAGGTGAGAGGGATCAGTACCGGTAACGAAAGAGAAGTAACCGAGGATGATTTGGATAAAATGCATTACTTGAAGGCTGTAATCAAAGAGACATTTCGGTTGCATCCACCTGTTCCACTGCTAGTTCCTCGGGAATCGACTCAAAGTGTCAAATTACAGGGCTATGACATTGCAGCAGGAACAAAAGTAATCGTCAATGCATGGGCAATTGGAAGAGACCCAAAATCATGGGATGAACCAGAGGAGTTTCACCCAGAGAGGTTCTTGACAACCTCAATAGATGTGAAAGGACATGACTTTCAGTTAATCCCATTTGGAGCTGGAAGGAGGATTTGCCCAGGCATTCCTTTTGCCCTCACTATTATCGAGCTCGTTTTGGCAAATCTGGTGCAAAAGTTTGATTGGGCGTTTCCTAATGAAGCAAGTGGACATGATTTGGCCATGTCTGAATCTATTGGTCTATCAATTCATAGAAAGTTTCCTCTTACAGCAGTTGCAActccatatatattttga